A region from the Paraburkholderia youngii genome encodes:
- a CDS encoding DUF2934 domain-containing protein, protein MEQEPSVDEQIRTRAYYLWEQAAEPKGTPEQYWEQARSEIEKEAPPVESGPVSGDTMK, encoded by the coding sequence ATGGAACAGGAACCGAGCGTCGACGAGCAGATCCGCACGCGCGCCTACTATCTGTGGGAGCAAGCGGCCGAGCCGAAGGGCACGCCCGAGCAATACTGGGAGCAGGCGCGCAGTGAGATCGAGAAGGAGGCACCACCGGTCGAGAGCGGGCCGGTGTCGGGCGACACGATGAAATAG
- a CDS encoding AI-2E family transporter, which produces MNDTPEPRATSPAARIQAATAAFGIEGLVTFVVAVIAVACLYFASAVMIPITLAILLSFLVAPLADALARLKLGHVASVCAAVLISVSVIALLCAVIATQLTDLAAGMPRYQATIHHKLDTVHSLTIGKLNRFASEAGQALQPATIEPPQLPAPNGAAAAASPQASTAVPVEVREPVPTPFELARRVLSPAISPLETAFIVFVVTIVILLQRDDLRDRAIRLFGSRDLHRTTTVMDETARRLSRYFVSQLGVNTGVGVVIGAGLFLIGVPSPVLWGILAALLRLVPYVGIWIAAILPTALAAAVSPGWEMAIWSLVLFVVAELAVGQVVEPLLYGRSTGLSPFSVVVAAIFWSWIWGPIGLILSTPLTLCLLVLGRHVRRLEFLDVLLGDQPPLTPVENFYQRALAGDPDQPIEQAEVLLRDRSLSAYYDEVAIGALRLAASDVTRGSVTSAQLARIESTTNELVDGLDGYEDREPAPLATQSHWGAAGPLAPTDETRAARAMPRSLDAANSGMSTATVTPEETHGPQQEPGSDPSVIEPVFAWHAPTSRALCLPGRGPLDALATIILLQLLGKHGFAARSLPHEAVSRASIDSLEADDVGIVCLLYLQIDGIPSHLRNLIRRIRARLPNVSIVVGLWAPEDTQQWSAEQQESLEADCAVTSLQQMLAACRHLDATRTVIEEPQFEHG; this is translated from the coding sequence ATGAACGACACACCCGAGCCGCGCGCCACGAGCCCCGCCGCGCGTATTCAGGCAGCGACCGCCGCCTTCGGTATCGAGGGCCTCGTCACATTCGTCGTCGCGGTGATCGCGGTCGCATGCCTGTACTTCGCGAGCGCGGTGATGATTCCGATCACGCTCGCGATCCTGTTGAGCTTTCTCGTCGCGCCGCTCGCCGATGCACTGGCCCGGCTCAAACTCGGCCATGTCGCGTCGGTGTGCGCGGCGGTGCTGATCTCGGTGTCGGTCATCGCGCTGTTGTGCGCGGTGATCGCCACACAGTTGACCGATCTCGCCGCCGGCATGCCGCGCTATCAGGCGACCATCCATCACAAGCTCGATACCGTGCACAGCCTCACGATCGGCAAGCTGAACCGTTTCGCGAGCGAGGCAGGGCAGGCGTTGCAGCCCGCGACGATCGAGCCGCCGCAATTACCAGCGCCGAACGGTGCGGCGGCCGCGGCGAGCCCGCAGGCATCGACGGCGGTGCCGGTGGAAGTGCGCGAGCCGGTGCCGACGCCGTTCGAGCTCGCGCGACGGGTATTGTCGCCGGCCATCAGTCCATTGGAAACCGCGTTCATCGTGTTCGTCGTCACGATCGTGATCCTGCTGCAACGTGACGACCTGCGCGATCGCGCGATCCGGCTGTTCGGCTCGCGCGACCTGCATCGCACGACCACGGTGATGGACGAGACCGCGCGGCGCCTGAGCCGCTACTTCGTGTCGCAGCTCGGCGTGAACACCGGCGTCGGCGTCGTGATCGGCGCGGGGCTGTTTCTGATCGGCGTGCCGAGCCCGGTTCTGTGGGGCATTCTGGCGGCGCTGCTGCGGCTCGTGCCCTACGTCGGCATCTGGATCGCGGCGATACTGCCCACCGCGCTCGCGGCCGCGGTCAGTCCCGGCTGGGAGATGGCGATCTGGTCGCTGGTGCTGTTCGTGGTCGCCGAGCTCGCAGTGGGGCAGGTGGTCGAGCCGCTGCTGTATGGGCGCAGCACGGGCCTGTCGCCGTTTTCGGTGGTGGTCGCGGCGATCTTCTGGAGCTGGATCTGGGGGCCCATCGGACTGATCCTGTCGACACCGTTGACGCTGTGTCTGCTGGTACTCGGCCGGCATGTGCGGCGTCTGGAGTTTCTCGACGTGCTGCTCGGCGATCAGCCCCCGCTGACGCCGGTCGAAAACTTCTATCAACGCGCGCTCGCCGGCGATCCGGATCAACCGATCGAGCAGGCCGAAGTGCTGCTGCGTGATCGCTCGTTGTCGGCCTATTACGACGAAGTCGCGATCGGGGCCTTGCGGCTCGCGGCCAGCGACGTAACGCGCGGCAGCGTGACGAGCGCACAGCTCGCGCGCATCGAATCGACGACCAACGAGCTGGTCGACGGCCTCGACGGCTACGAGGATCGCGAGCCCGCACCGCTCGCGACGCAGTCGCACTGGGGCGCGGCGGGGCCGCTCGCGCCCACCGACGAAACGCGGGCCGCGCGGGCGATGCCACGATCGCTCGACGCGGCGAACAGTGGCATGAGCACCGCGACGGTCACGCCGGAGGAGACCCACGGCCCGCAGCAGGAGCCGGGCAGCGATCCTTCCGTCATAGAGCCCGTATTCGCGTGGCATGCGCCGACGAGCCGCGCGTTGTGCCTGCCGGGCCGTGGCCCGCTCGATGCGCTCGCGACGATCATCCTGCTGCAGTTGCTCGGCAAGCACGGCTTCGCGGCGCGCTCGCTGCCGCACGAGGCGGTGTCGCGCGCGTCGATCGATAGCCTCGAGGCCGACGACGTCGGCATCGTCTGCCTTCTGTATCTGCAGATCGACGGCATTCCGTCGCATCTGCGCAATCTGATCCGGCGCATCCGCGCGCGCTTGCCGAACGTGTCGATCGTGGTCGGCCTTTGGGCGCCCGAGGATACGCAGCAGTGGAGCGCGGAGCAGCAAGAGTCGCTGGAAGCGGATTGCGCGGTGACGTCGTTGCAGCAGATGCTAGCCGCGTGCCGTCATCTCGATGCGACGCGAACGGTGATTGAGGAGCCACAGTTCGAGCATGGCTGA
- a CDS encoding (2Fe-2S)-binding protein: MATPDAETAQADAPASHALTFEINGETRHFDVLAWTSLLDLLREHAHLTGTKKGCDHGQCGACTALVNGQRINTCLALAVVYDGASITTIEGLANGDTLHPLQQAFIEHDAFQCGYCTPGQICSAYAMLEEGHARCADDVREQMSGNLCRCGAYTNIVAAILDAAHFGDEDARQASPVANQRGARP; this comes from the coding sequence ATGGCTACCCCCGATGCTGAAACCGCGCAGGCCGACGCGCCCGCGTCGCATGCATTGACGTTCGAGATCAACGGCGAGACGCGGCACTTCGACGTTCTAGCGTGGACCTCGCTGCTCGATCTGCTGCGCGAGCATGCGCACCTGACCGGCACCAAGAAGGGCTGCGATCACGGCCAATGCGGCGCGTGCACGGCGCTCGTCAATGGTCAGCGGATCAATACCTGCCTCGCGCTCGCGGTCGTGTACGACGGTGCATCGATCACGACCATCGAAGGTCTCGCGAACGGCGATACGTTGCATCCATTGCAGCAGGCGTTCATCGAACACGACGCGTTCCAGTGCGGCTACTGTACGCCGGGGCAAATCTGCTCGGCGTACGCGATGCTCGAAGAAGGCCATGCGCGCTGCGCGGACGACGTGCGCGAGCAGATGAGCGGCAATCTGTGCCGCTGCGGCGCATATACGAATATCGTCGCCGCGATTCTCGACGCGGCGCATTTCGGTGACGAGGATGCAAGGCAAGCCAGTCCGGTCGCGAATCAGCGCGGAGCGCGGCCATGA
- a CDS encoding FAD binding domain-containing protein, which produces MNHFSYTRAEAVQDALERHRSDKAAAFIAGGTNLVDLLREDVARPALLVDINRLPLRRIEASAQGGLMIGALVTNSALAYDDTVAARYPLLAKAILAGASPQIRNVATVGGNLLQRTRCYYFYDVGTPCNKREPGSGCPALHGVNRIHAILGASEHCIAVHPSDMCVALAALGATVHLIGNDGVRTLPFADFHRLPGDTPHIDTNLRDDELVTAIELPAQGFAAHHAYVKVRDRASYAFALASAAVGVELDDDSRIVDARCALGGVAHKPWRDPAAEAALRGETLNARTVRDFAGALLRDARPQRDNAFKIELAARVIVRAFGEATQRSFEEAAR; this is translated from the coding sequence ATGAACCACTTCTCGTACACGCGCGCCGAGGCGGTGCAGGATGCGCTCGAACGGCATCGGTCGGACAAGGCCGCCGCGTTTATCGCGGGCGGCACGAATCTCGTCGACCTGCTGCGCGAAGACGTGGCGCGGCCGGCTTTGCTCGTCGACATCAACCGTTTGCCGCTCAGGCGGATCGAAGCGTCGGCGCAAGGCGGCCTGATGATCGGCGCGCTCGTAACGAACAGCGCGCTCGCGTATGACGATACCGTCGCAGCGCGCTACCCGCTGCTTGCGAAAGCGATCCTGGCCGGCGCGTCGCCGCAGATTCGCAATGTCGCGACGGTCGGCGGCAATCTGCTGCAACGCACGCGCTGCTACTACTTCTACGACGTGGGCACGCCGTGCAACAAACGCGAACCCGGCAGCGGATGCCCGGCGCTGCACGGCGTGAACCGCATTCACGCAATCCTCGGCGCGAGCGAACACTGCATCGCCGTGCATCCGTCCGATATGTGCGTCGCGTTGGCGGCGCTCGGCGCCACCGTGCATCTGATCGGCAACGACGGCGTACGCACGTTGCCGTTCGCGGATTTTCACCGGCTGCCGGGCGACACGCCGCATATCGATACCAACTTGCGCGACGACGAACTCGTGACCGCGATCGAGCTGCCGGCGCAAGGCTTTGCCGCGCATCACGCGTACGTGAAGGTGCGCGACCGCGCATCGTATGCGTTCGCGCTGGCGTCGGCCGCGGTCGGTGTCGAACTGGATGACGACTCGCGCATCGTCGATGCGCGTTGCGCGCTCGGCGGCGTCGCGCACAAGCCGTGGCGCGATCCCGCCGCCGAAGCCGCACTGCGCGGCGAGACGCTGAACGCGCGGACGGTGCGCGATTTCGCGGGGGCGCTGCTGCGCGATGCGCGCCCCCAGCGCGACAACGCGTTCAAGATCGAACTCGCGGCGCGCGTGATCGTGCGCGCCTTCGGCGAGGCCACACAACGTTCGTTCGAGGAGGCCGCGCGATGA
- a CDS encoding efflux transporter outer membrane subunit, with translation MPALLLASCTVGPDFHAPHADVPAQWHDTQRTAASDAAASGASSATAANVASVPTLDTDPDPRWWRSFNDPTLDALIARAALGNLDLQQAVLRIVEARTQVQAAAAQGLPNLRATGSYQREQLGLKGFLQENGAFDKVDQLGAPNSPVNAIAPGAGAALQNGANNLLDQLTAPINLWQVGFDATWELDLFGRVRRSVEAANAQTEAAYESRNDALLSLEAEVAQTYMQLRGAQTLHDIAVSLVEQQSETVALTENQAKVGLASQLDVQSARAQLAQTKTQLPQYDQQIAQALNALAYLIGEPPGALEAQLSAPQTVPPVPPVVPVGLPSTLARRRPDIRRAEANLHAATASVGVAVAQFYPDVSLTGKAGTRATNARDLARWSHLFYSFGPTVSLPIFEGGALVANLRMSKAEQAEAALDYRKTVLSALRDVDNALVVYRTDQARRDALADSVSAQQTSFDLSRDSYRKGLTSFINVLDAQRQLAQAREQYAQGTTQVSTDLVALYKALGGGWQSDADAAGAAGAAAAPGSGG, from the coding sequence ATGCCCGCGCTGCTGCTCGCTTCCTGCACGGTCGGCCCCGACTTTCATGCGCCGCACGCCGACGTGCCGGCGCAGTGGCACGATACCCAGCGCACCGCTGCGAGCGATGCGGCCGCAAGCGGCGCATCATCCGCAACGGCGGCCAACGTCGCTTCGGTGCCGACGCTCGACACCGATCCCGACCCGCGCTGGTGGCGCAGCTTCAACGATCCGACGCTCGACGCGCTGATAGCTCGCGCGGCGCTCGGCAACCTGGACTTGCAGCAGGCGGTGCTGCGCATCGTCGAAGCGCGCACCCAGGTGCAAGCGGCGGCCGCCCAGGGTCTGCCGAACCTGCGCGCGACCGGCAGCTATCAGCGCGAGCAGCTGGGCCTCAAAGGTTTTCTGCAGGAGAACGGCGCCTTCGATAAGGTCGATCAGCTCGGCGCGCCGAATTCGCCGGTCAATGCGATCGCACCGGGCGCGGGCGCCGCGCTGCAAAACGGCGCGAACAACCTGCTCGATCAGCTCACGGCGCCGATCAATCTGTGGCAGGTCGGCTTCGACGCGACCTGGGAGCTCGATCTGTTCGGCCGTGTGCGTCGCTCGGTCGAGGCCGCGAACGCGCAAACCGAGGCCGCGTACGAAAGCCGCAACGACGCGTTGCTATCGCTCGAAGCCGAGGTCGCACAGACCTATATGCAGTTGCGCGGCGCGCAGACCTTGCACGACATCGCGGTGAGCCTCGTCGAGCAGCAAAGTGAAACCGTCGCGTTGACGGAGAACCAGGCGAAGGTCGGACTCGCGAGCCAGCTCGATGTGCAAAGCGCCCGCGCCCAGCTCGCGCAAACGAAAACGCAGTTGCCGCAATACGACCAGCAGATCGCCCAGGCGCTGAACGCGCTCGCGTATCTGATCGGTGAGCCGCCCGGTGCGCTCGAAGCGCAGCTGAGCGCGCCGCAGACCGTGCCGCCGGTGCCGCCCGTCGTGCCGGTAGGCCTGCCGTCGACGCTCGCGCGGCGCCGGCCCGACATCCGCCGCGCCGAGGCGAACCTGCATGCGGCAACGGCGAGTGTCGGCGTCGCGGTCGCGCAGTTCTATCCGGACGTGTCGCTGACCGGCAAGGCCGGCACGCGCGCGACGAATGCGCGCGATCTCGCGCGCTGGTCGCACCTGTTCTATTCGTTCGGACCGACCGTGTCGCTGCCGATTTTCGAGGGCGGCGCGCTGGTCGCCAATCTGCGCATGTCGAAGGCCGAGCAGGCCGAGGCCGCGCTCGATTACCGCAAAACCGTGCTGAGCGCGCTGCGGGACGTGGACAACGCGCTCGTCGTCTATCGCACCGATCAGGCGCGGCGCGATGCGCTCGCCGACAGCGTCAGCGCGCAGCAGACCTCGTTCGATCTGTCGCGCGACAGCTATCGCAAGGGGCTCACGAGTTTCATCAACGTGCTCGATGCGCAACGGCAGCTCGCGCAGGCACGCGAGCAATACGCTCAAGGCACGACCCAGGTCAGCACCGATCTGGTGGCGCTCTACAAGGCGCTAGGCGGGGGCTGGCAGAGCGATGCGGATGCGGCGGGAGCGGCTGGCGCGGCGGCGGCGCCAGGCAGTGGCGGATAA
- a CDS encoding xanthine dehydrogenase family protein molybdopterin-binding subunit, whose amino-acid sequence MNRAETLPSTGSPKHAIGVPHSRVDGLAKVTGAAQYAAEFCAEGLVHGVVVSDTIASGKIVSIDTSAAEALPGVLLVLTHRKRPALPSDVDAFKDMIAPAGTPLRPLWDERVWYSGQPVALVVAQSLELARYAASLVRVRSEAASHQTDIEAALMSAVPPSAEKGGFDPPPPERGDPRKALADARVRVDAFYTTPAQYHNPMEMHGCTVVPDAQGHLTVYEKTQGVVNTKGYLQRVFGLKDDEVQVVSPFVGGAFGSGLRPQYHLALAVMAARELKKPVRVTLTRQQMFTFAHRPQSVQRVALGASADGRLQAVIHEAVSETSRYEEFCDVVVNWAGQLYRCDNVSMGYKVAKLDVPTPADMRAPGATQGLFPLEVAMDELAEALRMDPLELRLVNYAERDANKNLPFSSKALRDCYREGAARFGWAGRPLEPRARREGNELIGWGMATGAWDAMQNKAAARAVLTPDGCVRVSSSTADIGTGTYTAMTQIAADALGVPLADVSFELGDTRLPKAPIEGGSWTVSSVGSAVDAACTRLHNRLVELAREHGGARFASVDREAVRRERNRLVCGPHADDSIAIATLLERAGLDELEEQASVEPHVKQQAYSMGTHSAVFAEVRVDEALGTVRVTRVVSAVAAGRIVNPKTAGNQIAGGVVWGISMALHEHGQFDHVLGRQMNHNLAEYHMPVNADIHEIDVLFVEERDDIVNPLGVKGVGEIGVVGVAAAVCNAIWHATGKRIRDLPITPDKLLG is encoded by the coding sequence ATGAACCGTGCCGAAACCTTGCCATCGACAGGCAGCCCGAAGCACGCGATCGGCGTGCCGCATTCGCGTGTCGACGGCCTCGCCAAAGTGACCGGCGCCGCGCAATATGCGGCCGAGTTCTGCGCCGAAGGGCTCGTACATGGCGTCGTCGTGTCGGACACGATCGCTTCGGGCAAGATCGTCTCGATCGATACCTCGGCCGCCGAAGCGCTGCCCGGCGTGCTGCTCGTGCTCACGCATCGCAAACGCCCGGCGCTGCCATCGGACGTCGATGCGTTCAAGGACATGATCGCGCCGGCCGGCACGCCATTGAGACCGCTGTGGGACGAGCGCGTGTGGTACAGCGGGCAGCCGGTCGCGCTGGTGGTCGCGCAGTCGCTCGAACTCGCGCGCTACGCGGCGTCGCTGGTGCGGGTGCGCTCCGAGGCCGCTTCTCATCAGACCGATATCGAGGCGGCGTTGATGAGCGCCGTACCGCCGTCGGCCGAGAAGGGCGGCTTCGACCCGCCGCCGCCCGAGCGCGGCGACCCGCGCAAAGCGTTGGCCGATGCCAGGGTGCGTGTAGATGCGTTCTACACGACGCCCGCGCAATACCACAATCCGATGGAAATGCACGGCTGCACCGTGGTGCCCGATGCGCAAGGACACTTGACCGTCTACGAGAAGACTCAGGGCGTCGTCAATACGAAGGGCTATCTGCAGCGCGTGTTCGGTTTGAAAGACGACGAAGTGCAGGTGGTTTCGCCGTTCGTCGGCGGCGCGTTCGGCTCCGGCTTGCGGCCGCAATATCATCTGGCGCTCGCGGTGATGGCCGCGCGCGAACTGAAGAAACCCGTGCGCGTCACGCTGACCCGGCAGCAGATGTTCACCTTCGCGCATCGGCCGCAATCGGTGCAGCGCGTCGCGCTCGGCGCGTCGGCGGATGGCCGCCTGCAGGCGGTGATCCACGAGGCGGTGTCGGAAACCTCGCGCTATGAGGAGTTCTGCGACGTGGTGGTCAACTGGGCCGGGCAGCTGTATCGATGCGACAACGTGTCGATGGGCTACAAGGTCGCGAAGCTCGACGTGCCGACGCCAGCCGACATGCGCGCGCCCGGCGCGACCCAAGGGCTCTTTCCGCTCGAAGTCGCGATGGACGAACTCGCCGAGGCATTGCGGATGGACCCGCTCGAATTGCGGCTCGTCAACTATGCGGAGCGCGACGCGAACAAGAACCTGCCGTTTTCGAGCAAGGCGCTGCGCGACTGCTATCGCGAAGGCGCGGCGCGCTTCGGCTGGGCCGGGCGGCCGCTCGAACCGCGTGCACGCCGCGAAGGCAACGAGTTGATCGGCTGGGGCATGGCAACCGGTGCGTGGGACGCGATGCAGAACAAAGCGGCCGCCCGTGCGGTGCTGACGCCCGATGGCTGCGTCAGGGTGTCGAGCTCGACCGCCGATATCGGCACCGGCACCTACACCGCGATGACGCAGATCGCCGCCGATGCGCTCGGCGTGCCGCTCGCGGACGTCAGCTTCGAACTCGGCGATACGCGGCTGCCGAAGGCGCCGATCGAGGGCGGATCGTGGACGGTGTCGTCAGTGGGCAGCGCTGTCGATGCGGCCTGCACGCGCCTGCACAATCGTCTCGTCGAACTCGCGCGCGAACATGGCGGTGCGCGCTTCGCGTCGGTGGATCGCGAAGCAGTGCGGCGCGAGCGCAACCGGCTCGTGTGCGGCCCGCACGCGGACGACTCGATCGCGATCGCGACGCTGCTCGAACGCGCCGGACTCGATGAACTCGAGGAGCAGGCGAGCGTGGAGCCGCACGTCAAGCAGCAGGCATATTCGATGGGCACGCATTCGGCGGTGTTCGCCGAAGTGCGCGTCGACGAAGCGCTCGGCACCGTGCGCGTGACGCGCGTGGTCAGCGCGGTCGCGGCGGGGCGCATCGTCAATCCGAAGACGGCGGGCAATCAGATCGCGGGCGGCGTCGTGTGGGGCATCAGCATGGCGCTGCACGAGCACGGCCAGTTCGATCACGTGCTCGGACGGCAGATGAATCACAATCTCGCCGAATACCACATGCCCGTGAATGCCGACATTCACGAGATCGACGTGCTATTCGTCGAAGAGCGTGACGACATCGTCAATCCGCTCGGCGTCAAAGGCGTCGGCGAAATCGGCGTGGTGGGCGTGGCCGCGGCGGTCTGCAACGCGATCTGGCATGCGACCGGCAAACGCATCCGCGATTTGCCGATTACACCCGACAAGCTGCTCGGCTGA
- the glgX gene encoding glycogen debranching protein GlgX, whose amino-acid sequence MSSPASYSTRISEGTPFPLGATWNGSGVNFALFSAHATKVELCLFDESGQHELERIELPEYTDEVWHVFVPNLKPGAVYGYRVHGPYEPQNGHRFNPNKLLLDPYAKAHIGELKWAPEIFGYTLDSEELDLSFDERDSAPFVPKCKVVDANFSWSHPERNALPWERVILYETHVRGYTKRHPQVPERLRGTFAGLAQQPVLDHIRSLGVTTVELMPIQTFVNDKHLLDKGLTNYWGYNTIGFFAADPRFFASSTESVGEFKEMVDRFHQADLEVILDVVYNHTAEGNERGPTISFKGIDNASYYRLMPDEPRYYINDTGTGNTLNLSHPRVLQMVTDSLRYWVTEMKVDGFRFDLATILGREDHGFDEGGGFLDSCRQDPVLSSIRLIAEPWDCGPGGYQVGGFPPGWAEWNDRFRDTARAYWKGDESTAADLATRITASGDKFNHRGRRPWASVNFIAAHDGFTLNDLVSYNDKHNDANGEDNRDGHADNRSWNMGVEGPTDDADIRQQRERQKRNLLATLLLSQGTPMILAGDEFGRTQQGNNNAYCQDNEISWVDWDAIDDDGRGLTEFVRKLTTLRHRLPVLRRGRFLTGEYNETLDVTDTRWLSPDGTDITDEQWADPAMRCFGLVIDGRAQASGIRRLASDATLLLVLNAHHDVVNFTLPDLPEGESWTCLVDTNMPVRAELPQFSAGDSYQVTGRSLLLFALEAPSRATQRVFDRLEEQLTSDEGDSAPG is encoded by the coding sequence ATGTCATCCCCAGCCAGCTACTCGACGCGCATTTCCGAAGGCACGCCATTTCCGCTCGGCGCGACATGGAACGGCAGCGGCGTCAACTTCGCGCTGTTCTCCGCGCACGCGACGAAGGTCGAACTGTGTCTGTTCGACGAATCCGGCCAGCACGAACTCGAACGCATCGAACTGCCCGAGTACACCGACGAGGTATGGCATGTGTTCGTACCGAATCTGAAACCCGGTGCCGTCTATGGATATCGCGTGCATGGCCCCTACGAGCCCCAGAACGGGCATCGTTTCAATCCGAACAAGCTGCTACTCGATCCGTATGCGAAGGCGCACATCGGCGAGCTGAAATGGGCGCCGGAAATTTTCGGCTATACGCTCGATTCGGAAGAGCTGGACCTGTCATTCGATGAGCGCGACAGCGCGCCCTTCGTGCCGAAATGCAAGGTGGTCGACGCGAATTTTTCGTGGAGTCATCCGGAGCGCAACGCGCTGCCGTGGGAGCGCGTGATTCTGTACGAGACGCACGTGCGCGGCTATACGAAACGTCATCCGCAAGTGCCCGAGCGTTTGCGCGGCACGTTCGCGGGTTTGGCGCAGCAGCCGGTGCTCGACCACATCCGCAGCCTCGGCGTGACCACGGTCGAGCTGATGCCGATCCAGACCTTCGTCAACGACAAACATCTGCTCGACAAGGGGCTGACGAACTACTGGGGCTACAACACGATCGGCTTTTTCGCGGCCGATCCGCGTTTCTTCGCGTCGTCGACCGAGTCGGTCGGCGAGTTCAAGGAGATGGTCGACCGCTTTCACCAGGCCGACCTCGAAGTGATACTCGACGTCGTGTACAACCACACGGCCGAAGGCAATGAACGCGGCCCGACGATCTCGTTCAAGGGCATCGACAACGCGTCGTACTACCGGCTGATGCCCGACGAGCCGCGCTACTACATCAACGACACCGGCACCGGCAACACGCTGAACCTGTCGCATCCGCGTGTGCTGCAGATGGTGACCGACAGTCTGCGCTACTGGGTCACCGAAATGAAAGTGGACGGTTTCCGCTTCGATCTCGCGACGATCCTCGGCCGCGAAGATCACGGCTTCGACGAAGGCGGCGGCTTTCTCGACAGCTGCCGCCAGGACCCGGTGCTCTCCAGCATCCGGCTGATCGCCGAGCCGTGGGATTGCGGCCCGGGCGGCTATCAGGTGGGCGGTTTTCCGCCGGGCTGGGCCGAATGGAACGATCGCTTCCGCGACACCGCGCGCGCCTACTGGAAGGGCGACGAGAGCACCGCCGCGGATCTCGCCACACGCATCACCGCGTCGGGCGACAAGTTCAATCACCGCGGCCGGCGGCCGTGGGCGAGCGTGAACTTCATCGCCGCGCACGACGGCTTCACGCTGAACGATCTGGTCTCGTACAACGACAAGCACAACGACGCAAACGGCGAGGACAACCGCGATGGCCATGCGGACAACCGGTCGTGGAACATGGGCGTCGAAGGACCGACCGACGACGCCGACATCCGCCAGCAACGCGAGCGCCAGAAGCGCAATCTGCTCGCGACGCTGCTGCTGTCGCAGGGCACGCCGATGATCCTCGCCGGCGACGAATTCGGCCGCACGCAGCAGGGCAACAACAATGCGTATTGCCAGGACAACGAGATCAGCTGGGTCGATTGGGATGCGATCGACGACGACGGCCGCGGGCTGACGGAGTTCGTGCGCAAGCTGACCACGCTGCGCCACCGCTTGCCGGTGCTGCGGCGCGGCCGGTTTCTGACTGGCGAATACAACGAGACGCTCGACGTGACCGACACGCGCTGGCTATCGCCGGACGGCACCGACATCACGGACGAGCAATGGGCCGATCCGGCGATGCGCTGCTTCGGCCTCGTGATCGACGGCCGCGCGCAAGCGAGCGGAATTCGCCGCCTCGCGTCCGACGCGACCTTGCTGCTGGTGCTGAACGCGCATCACGACGTCGTCAATTTCACGCTGCCCGACCTTCCCGAGGGCGAGAGCTGGACCTGCCTCGTCGATACCAACATGCCGGTGCGCGCCGAGCTGCCGCAATTCAGCGCGGGCGATTCGTACCAGGTGACGGGCCGCTCGCTGCTGCTGTTCGCGCTCGAAGCGCCGAGCCGCGCGACCCAGCGCGTATTCGACCGCCTCGAAGAGCAGTTGACTTCCGACGAAGGCGACTCCGCGCCAGGCTAG
- a CDS encoding PRC-barrel domain-containing protein — protein sequence MMRNTQIKPLAASASLLAAITLISALGPSGSAFAQGAPQAITEKRTDVVQLASGYRASKLSGADVYNRNKDNIGTLDDLIVSPGTERTTYAILSVGGFLGLGKHLVAVPFNDLQIDNRRIVLPDGTKKSLEALPEFKYAD from the coding sequence ATGATGCGCAACACGCAGATCAAACCGCTGGCCGCTTCCGCATCGCTTCTCGCCGCCATTACGCTGATTTCCGCGTTGGGTCCGTCCGGCAGCGCGTTCGCGCAAGGCGCTCCGCAAGCGATCACCGAAAAACGCACCGACGTCGTGCAGCTCGCGAGCGGATATCGCGCGTCGAAGCTGTCGGGCGCGGACGTGTACAACCGCAACAAGGACAATATCGGCACGCTCGACGATCTGATCGTATCGCCGGGCACCGAGCGCACCACCTACGCGATCCTGTCGGTCGGCGGCTTTCTCGGCCTGGGCAAGCATCTGGTCGCCGTGCCGTTCAATGATCTGCAGATCGACAACCGGCGTATCGTGCTGCCCGACGGGACGAAGAAATCGCTCGAGGCGTTGCCGGAGTTCAAGTACGCGGATTGA